One Candidatus Paceibacterota bacterium DNA segment encodes these proteins:
- a CDS encoding AAA family ATPase: MKLIKFRVTEYKSIKDSGYCWLASDVTTLAGKNESGKSGILEALRDFDTNIEKISDEALPLDQSGEPMIELVFDADKATLDAIAQEKSITIDKATREHIAKNGVAIFKYFDGSYDLSDEALEKLLDKSVSDKNAQIITKIKTSLDKLKKIDGLTDLVDPKISGSIEEIKNALTQFVAQATAKAAAITETEKKSQADSIIATITAENGTLQSPTASDVFLEEIQAYIPNFIFFSDFLDILPFELPLAEAKNNKPVSDFAKVAGLSLDDVVKTTNTQLRRNLLSKHSASITGDFMGYWGQNQLDLVAEADGDKLRLGVREAGKTMLFKPEQRSKGFQWFLSFYLRLNAEKDETNIILIDEPGLYLHAKAQKDVLKVFEEIAKESQVIFSTHSPYLIDAQRLDRVRLVIKDDANGTKVENKIHKNADNETLTPIITAIGLDLTQDFSIAGKHNVLLEGISDYYFLQALKEFMTKGKTTNANLIPCVGAPKAPQIASLLLGWDLEFLAVLDNDAEGKRIAKELAEKLAVPENKIIPVSDQDGNSIEDLFTHDDFNNFVLDDGKSKDKAVANSKFLKDQKIDKVLLSKKFFEKVKTDKSKITLSQDTIKNFEVIFDKIATGFSNS; encoded by the coding sequence ATGAAACTTATAAAATTCCGCGTAACAGAATACAAATCAATTAAAGATTCCGGCTATTGCTGGCTTGCTTCTGACGTAACAACACTTGCTGGGAAGAATGAGTCCGGGAAAAGCGGAATTTTGGAAGCGTTGCGAGATTTTGATACCAACATTGAGAAAATATCCGATGAGGCGTTACCACTTGATCAAAGTGGGGAACCAATGATTGAATTGGTCTTTGATGCCGATAAGGCAACCCTTGATGCTATTGCACAAGAAAAAAGTATAACTATTGATAAAGCCACACGCGAGCACATCGCAAAAAATGGTGTAGCGATTTTTAAGTATTTTGACGGAAGTTATGATTTATCCGATGAAGCACTCGAAAAATTGCTTGATAAATCGGTAAGCGACAAGAATGCTCAAATTATTACAAAGATAAAAACTTCGTTAGACAAATTAAAAAAGATAGACGGATTGACCGATCTTGTCGATCCTAAAATATCCGGTTCTATTGAAGAAATAAAAAATGCGTTGACGCAATTTGTCGCTCAAGCAACAGCAAAGGCAGCCGCAATTACTGAAACCGAAAAGAAAAGTCAGGCTGATTCAATTATTGCGACAATTACTGCCGAAAATGGCACATTACAAAGCCCGACCGCTTCAGATGTTTTTCTTGAAGAAATCCAAGCATATATTCCAAATTTTATATTCTTCAGTGACTTTCTCGATATTTTGCCTTTTGAACTTCCGCTTGCTGAAGCAAAAAACAATAAACCCGTGAGTGATTTTGCGAAAGTCGCCGGTTTAAGCTTAGACGACGTAGTAAAAACCACTAATACTCAATTACGGCGAAATCTATTAAGTAAACATTCTGCCAGTATCACCGGCGACTTTATGGGATATTGGGGCCAAAATCAACTTGATTTAGTCGCAGAGGCCGACGGAGACAAGTTGCGTCTTGGAGTTAGAGAGGCCGGAAAAACGATGCTTTTCAAACCAGAGCAGAGAAGTAAGGGCTTTCAATGGTTTTTATCATTCTACCTGCGACTCAATGCGGAAAAAGACGAAACGAATATAATCTTAATTGACGAGCCCGGACTTTATCTCCACGCGAAAGCGCAAAAAGATGTTTTGAAAGTTTTTGAAGAAATTGCAAAGGAGTCGCAAGTTATTTTTAGCACACATTCCCCGTATCTCATTGACGCTCAACGTTTAGATAGAGTACGTCTCGTTATTAAGGACGATGCCAACGGAACAAAAGTTGAGAATAAAATCCATAAAAACGCTGATAACGAAACACTGACTCCGATTATTACAGCAATCGGCCTTGATTTGACGCAAGATTTTTCAATCGCCGGAAAGCACAATGTTTTACTTGAGGGAATTTCGGATTACTATTTTCTGCAAGCCCTCAAAGAATTTATGACGAAGGGAAAAACAACTAATGCAAATCTTATCCCGTGTGTTGGTGCGCCGAAGGCGCCACAGATAGCATCTTTGCTTTTGGGTTGGGATTTGGAGTTTTTAGCGGTTTTAGATAATGATGCCGAAGGTAAGAGAATCGCGAAAGAGCTTGCGGAAAAATTAGCGGTTCCAGAGAATAAAATAATTCCAGTTTCTGACCAAGATGGAAATTCGATAGAGGATTTGTTCACCCATGACGATTTCAACAATTTTGTTCTTGATGATGGAAAGAGTAAGGATAAAGCCGTCGCTAATTCAAAATTTTTGAAAGATCAAAAAATAGATAAGGTACTCCTTTCCAAAAAGTTTTTTGAGAAAGTCAAAACTGATAAATCCAAAATTACTTTGTCGCAGGATACTATCAAAAATTTTGAAGTAATATTTGATAAGATAGCGACGGGCTTTAGCAATTCATAA
- a CDS encoding DUF2177 family protein has product MNSFLAYLATLVPLAVFDALWLMVIAKGFYAERMGFLFQKTINLAPVVLFYPLYALAVYGLVVAPAVASGSWGEVLWRGALLGLAAYGAYDLTNHATIAKWPLVITVVDILWGVVVTALTSVTALWIIAALKRTWM; this is encoded by the coding sequence ATGAACTCATTCCTTGCCTATCTTGCTACGCTCGTGCCACTCGCAGTGTTCGATGCGCTCTGGTTGATGGTGATTGCAAAAGGATTCTATGCAGAGCGCATGGGCTTCTTGTTCCAGAAAACAATCAACCTCGCTCCCGTTGTGCTTTTCTACCCGCTCTATGCCCTTGCTGTCTACGGCCTTGTGGTAGCGCCTGCTGTGGCGAGTGGTTCGTGGGGTGAAGTGTTGTGGCGGGGTGCCCTCTTGGGGCTTGCTGCCTACGGAGCCTACGATCTCACTAATCATGCAACCATTGCCAAATGGCCACTCGTGATCACCGTGGTTGATATCCTCTGGGGTGTTGTGGTAACGGCGCTGACATCGGTAACTGCGCTGTGGATCATCGCGGCATTAAAACGAACATGGATGTAG
- a CDS encoding MutH/Sau3AI family endonuclease: MKIVTRATAIKNLKKYIGKDLAELAPQFGINPYLNGKQNKGWKGLVLERLAGLQTNVSKAPNGLTYELKSVAFHEMKEILVPKETMAITMINSEELKAHSFFESHVWAKLKTIVFCAVQWDGLNAKGSKLLRVASLDFAEDDELIQEIKADYDFIRAKLIKHGFTALTGKDGKWIQARTKGIGGVNPRTGERRPITRAFYARTGLVKKIFEIAS; the protein is encoded by the coding sequence ATGAAAATCGTAACCCGCGCAACCGCCATAAAAAATCTGAAAAAGTATATCGGTAAAGACCTTGCCGAGCTTGCGCCTCAATTTGGAATCAATCCTTATCTGAATGGCAAGCAAAACAAGGGCTGGAAAGGCCTTGTTTTGGAGCGGTTGGCAGGACTTCAAACAAACGTATCAAAAGCACCAAATGGGCTTACTTACGAATTAAAATCTGTTGCTTTTCACGAGATGAAAGAAATTCTCGTGCCCAAAGAAACAATGGCGATTACAATGATAAATTCTGAAGAATTGAAAGCCCATTCGTTTTTTGAAAGCCATGTTTGGGCAAAACTCAAAACCATTGTGTTTTGCGCGGTGCAATGGGACGGCTTAAACGCCAAAGGATCAAAACTTTTGCGGGTAGCGAGTTTGGATTTTGCCGAGGATGACGAATTGATACAGGAAATAAAGGCCGATTATGATTTTATCCGCGCAAAACTTATCAAACACGGGTTTACCGCGCTTACTGGTAAAGACGGAAAGTGGATACAGGCGCGAACAAAAGGAATCGGTGGCGTGAACCCGCGGACAGGAGAACGCCGTCCCATTACTCGCGCGTTTTACGCGCGAACGGGGTTAGTGAAAAAGATTTTTGAAATTGCGAGTTAA